The proteins below are encoded in one region of Candidatus Ozemobacteraceae bacterium:
- a CDS encoding secretin N-terminal domain-containing protein, translating to MNRFKPSRIVSATAVGCLLLASSHLLKAASGNDSQKPETPPALSALTSAQKQAVPSGSLSMVIRGMPTEQALEQVAANFGLQLQPQVELPGAVNLEFDGAGLDQAMSEIVGPLNLDWMVENGRLHVFQPRQPWTHVSDAANGAPSMAAIPLVKPEEPVSSRIVVLKKRKAEDIQKLIKDLSTGMNIVTDAPTNSLICLGTEKQLAEAEQLAKSLDELPPSAQGVASSPLVAKVEFITEIFKLDHVDFDSLEKELTSVIARETSGTGSSNQQAALTKDGKPIEKEYFLLDRERRIVLIHSTLEKIASLKTYFTTINQPLAQVMIEAQIVAVDTDFEKNMGIKWNTSVGYTGPANAWSTGKFDPVQLPPANSVQSPNADTYQSFQFGKWSLNNLQALLDTAQSQNKAQVLSRPKIMSVTGKKAKIQIGTKIPYTTSTTLTDGGNTTENVNFVDVGIILDVTPMIHTDNHTVRMTVKPEVSDAIAYAKNGAPIIATRQTEATVEVRNGETMVIGGLLTSENGKSTTGVPLLRDVPVLGEFFKFSKRTNKKTNLMILITTRIVDTEFEGTLSPRLATSISMMHGNPAVIASSPIASLTLPLSLKSEGSSKQAPSEKKAPIVKDHRLSNVAKESTAPAGNEKKPQR from the coding sequence ATGAACCGGTTCAAACCAAGCAGGATCGTGTCGGCCACCGCCGTCGGTTGTCTGTTGCTGGCCTCCAGCCATCTGTTGAAGGCCGCATCCGGGAATGATTCTCAAAAACCAGAAACGCCGCCGGCGCTTTCCGCTCTCACGTCCGCTCAGAAACAGGCCGTCCCGTCGGGCTCCCTCTCGATGGTCATTCGCGGGATGCCGACCGAGCAGGCGCTGGAGCAGGTTGCAGCGAATTTCGGTCTTCAACTCCAGCCGCAGGTCGAATTGCCCGGGGCCGTCAACCTCGAGTTCGACGGCGCCGGCCTCGACCAGGCAATGAGCGAGATCGTCGGTCCGCTGAACCTCGACTGGATGGTTGAAAACGGCCGTCTGCACGTCTTTCAACCCCGCCAGCCCTGGACGCACGTGAGCGACGCCGCGAACGGCGCCCCGTCCATGGCGGCCATTCCGCTCGTGAAGCCGGAAGAGCCTGTCTCGAGCCGCATCGTCGTCCTGAAAAAGCGAAAGGCCGAAGACATTCAGAAGCTCATCAAGGATCTGAGCACCGGCATGAACATCGTCACCGACGCGCCTACGAACTCCCTCATCTGTCTGGGCACCGAGAAGCAACTCGCCGAAGCGGAGCAGCTCGCGAAGAGTCTCGACGAACTGCCTCCTTCCGCCCAGGGAGTCGCCTCCTCCCCGCTCGTGGCGAAAGTCGAGTTCATCACCGAGATCTTCAAACTCGACCATGTCGACTTCGACAGTCTCGAGAAAGAGCTGACGTCGGTGATTGCCCGCGAAACCTCAGGAACGGGGAGCTCAAATCAGCAAGCGGCGCTGACAAAAGACGGCAAGCCGATCGAGAAAGAGTATTTTCTCCTCGATCGGGAACGGCGCATCGTTCTCATCCATTCAACGCTGGAAAAAATTGCCAGTCTCAAAACCTATTTCACAACGATCAACCAGCCGCTCGCTCAGGTCATGATCGAAGCCCAGATCGTCGCGGTCGACACCGACTTCGAGAAGAACATGGGCATCAAATGGAACACCTCCGTCGGGTATACCGGCCCCGCCAATGCCTGGAGCACGGGGAAATTCGATCCCGTTCAACTTCCGCCCGCGAACTCCGTTCAATCACCGAACGCGGATACCTACCAGTCCTTCCAGTTCGGCAAGTGGAGCCTGAACAACCTCCAGGCACTTCTCGACACTGCCCAATCCCAGAACAAGGCGCAGGTTCTCTCGAGGCCGAAGATCATGTCGGTCACCGGGAAGAAGGCGAAGATCCAGATCGGCACGAAGATTCCCTACACCACCTCGACGACGCTCACCGACGGCGGGAATACAACCGAAAACGTGAATTTCGTCGACGTCGGCATCATTCTCGACGTCACGCCCATGATCCACACCGACAATCACACGGTTCGCATGACGGTGAAGCCCGAGGTTTCCGATGCGATCGCCTACGCGAAGAACGGCGCCCCGATCATCGCGACACGCCAGACGGAAGCCACCGTCGAGGTGAGGAACGGGGAAACGATGGTCATCGGCGGCCTCCTGACCAGCGAAAACGGCAAATCAACGACCGGTGTGCCGCTGCTCCGAGACGTTCCCGTTCTCGGCGAATTCTTCAAGTTTTCCAAGAGAACCAACAAGAAGACGAATCTCATGATTCTCATCACCACCCGCATCGTCGATACCGAATTCGAAGGCACCCTTTCACCCAGGCTCGCGACATCGATCAGCATGATGCACGGCAATCCCGCGGTCATCGCCTCTTCACCGATCGCAAGCCTCACGCTCCCCCTGAGCTTGAAGTCT